The nucleotide sequence TGCGGTTGGCTAGATTGAGTTTAGCTACAGGTCAACAAGAAATAGAAACCTTATCATGGGAAGTAACATGAGATCATTGTGACTGCCTTGAAATCAGCTACTATTATATACAGATCTTACATTAACTTATATGCCCATAATTGAAGACTGAACAACCCAGGTGAAGAGGACTTTGTACCTGTTTTCATCATTGGACAAGGGTCTATCTGATAGGTGATCAGATGTTGGCTGGCTAACGCTATTGGTTTGGATAGTGGCAGATGCATCGGTATCATCAAATATGTGGGATGATGATTCTTCATCCTGAACATCAAAGAAATAAACTAAGAAACGTGCAGATGTCATGCTTCGAAATATTGCATTAGCATAGCTATTTTTATGAATATACTGCATCAATCAGATCATAGAATAACTATTCTCTGAAAACAAAAGGCTCTTAAACAAAAATGTAATTTGACTTGTAAGGTTCTCATAGAATAGATTGGAAATATTGTTGATAAAAGTTAAAAGGCAAACACTCCCCCAGGCTTCTTCAAGATAAAAGAACATGTAAAAAGCAAGACCTTATACTCTTCCATTCCATGTTTTTGAGAATGTATCAAGTCAAACTTACAGCAAAAAATAAATTAACAAGCAAAGTTGCACAGTAGAGACTGCCTAACACCTAAAAAACAGTACTTCCCCAATGTCAGTATATAGTGTACTTTGACCATCAATTATTAAATATATGTATGTCCTGTGCACAAAAGATGCATCACTAGATTCTTATTTCACAAATGTTGTAATAAACACTGGCTTTGTAGTAATTGATACATATTGTAAGCAAGATAAGCTAATGGTCAAAGTATATCTTGAAAGACTTTATGGAGTACTTAATTAACAACATTAGTATAAAAAAGTTATACTTCTGTACCATTTTTGATGAACATGCCAGTGAATCCTTGGGATCAATATTGACTGTCCTGTTAAACGAATCAACATGGCATGTACTGCTTGGAATTTTAGCAAATGGTGGCTTGTACTTGCTGTTATCGGTGTCTCTACGCACTGCTGAATATTTTATCTCTTCATCATGGTCCAAGTCATCACCCAGGAATAAGCCTCTCTCCTGCAGACATAATCTCAATACTTCAGATCTTTAATACTAAGAATGTGCCTGTATACTATATTTTTATGCACTCCAGTCTTCACTATACTTGCAACATTGAGACCAAAAACAGAAATGTGAGCCTAGGCTTACCTCTGCAAGATGAATATCTTTGGTATCTTCTCCCTCTATTTCTCTAGCTATTCTCAAAGCATGCTTTTCAAGCTCTCTCATATGAGGACCTCTCTCAAGCTTTGTGGTATAAATTTCTTCATTGAAAGTACTCTTTACCCCAAACAAAGCTGCATTGGTTTCAAACTGGTCCCAGCTCCTGCAAATGTATGAATTACTAATTATCATGCAGCCTTGTACAACCAAAGCAAATAATGTCAGAGATGTTCCAGCAGTATTTCCATCGATGCAGGCACTAGGATTAGGACATCAGTACAAACAATAGGTGCCTACACTGATGAAATCACATATTGCTGTTCAACATTATCATCTACATAGTCCATTTTTTGCTGTTCTGTTATATGGAAGTAGATTATACAATGTATGAGTATGAAACAATTAAAAGAAGCTGATAAGCAGAGATGATTGCTCATCTAACGACCATACATATCAATGACTAAGGTAGTAAGGTGGTTGGTTGTTGCAGTTGAAGGAAGAGGGAGAAAAACTTATATTACTTCAGTACATCAAATACCTATTTCCCTTTCTGTCATACTTCTCCAGTTCAATACACTCTGAATCTCCTTCATCTGGTGCCCAGCGCTCAAGTTCCCTCTCTTCAAGATAATGAGAGCGGGAAATAGCAGAATCAATCAGCAAGTCCTTCCTTTTGTCATGGCCAGGACCTTTTGGCAACTCATCAACGCCAAGTGCTACATCCTGACAATCCATATTGGATAGTCACTACATAATTAAATTAATGACATAGAAAAGGGATAATAATTCACAACACCTTGTCAATTCAATCCATAAACACATCAGAAGTACCCCCACATAAATCAAACAAACTAATAATTAGGGAAGGAATAACAAACGAAAATTTACGAACCATAGACAAGAAAAATAAGAATAGAGAAAGAAACCTTGGCGAAGACTTGTACAAGCTCCCTTGCTGGTATTATCATAGTCTCAGGTTTCTTTACAACATCATCAGCATATCTTTGTCCTCTGGCAGAACCATCCTTTATGACCTGAGCCATTTTTAAGACTACTCCTGTAGGAGAATCTTGAAGTTAAGTATTGAAGGAATATGACAATATAATTCAGGAAAACTGTGCTCGAATAGAAAATTGTTAAGGATTCTTAAAAGCTATGTCAGGAACTGAGAAAAAAAGAGGTGTACCGAAGTCTTTGTCAGAGTTTGTTGCATGGAAAATTCCAGAGATTATAGACCCATTTTTCACATGCACGTCCACATGATGCCCAATAAGTTGTGTTAGAACATAGATTAGCCGGTCCCTCGAATGGCTTCCATGCCCTAGTTTGATGCCATTTTCTTATCAACAGAAAACATTATCAACAATAGCTCATTTCTTAATAACAGAAAACATTATCAACAATAGGTC is from Miscanthus floridulus cultivar M001 chromosome 7, ASM1932011v1, whole genome shotgun sequence and encodes:
- the LOC136467048 gene encoding polyadenylate-binding protein-interacting protein 4-like isoform X2 is translated as MMSHQQQIAPPSRVSVNGFPHRKLDREGSGRHESKINLVRSSSGGFTNSGHGSHSRDRLIYVLTQLIGHHVDVHVKNGSIISGIFHATNSDKDFGVVLKMAQVIKDGSARGQRYADDVVKKPETMIIPARELVQVFAKDVALGVDELPKGPGHDKRKDLLIDSAISRSHYLEERELERWAPDEGDSECIELEKYDRKGNRSWDQFETNAALFGVKSTFNEEIYTTKLERGPHMRELEKHALRIAREIEGEDTKDIHLAEERGLFLGDDLDHDEEIKYSAVRRDTDNSKYKPPFAKIPSSTCHVDSFNRTVNIDPKDSLACSSKMDEESSSHIFDDTDASATIQTNSVSQPTSDHLSDRPLSNDENRLDRKLSKESNENMDNRKLQPENNLSDGARPLISEGLDGRPSSSHAYEPSSSGQGFKSRETPDLTVSVKHPSATEPVTSSQRPGSSTWSTSERIAANSAASAPGLSPSSSIGSLTSEKSTLNPNAKEFKLNANAKSFTPSASLRPPHPTSSDASYYYPNNMPAAPLGPGLPVGMGFPPAYGAQPVMYNTQPGASPQGYMHPAGPQYGQQMMMGGQTRPVYYYAHEMQQYRGRNF
- the LOC136467048 gene encoding polyadenylate-binding protein-interacting protein 4-like isoform X1 → MMSHQQQIAPPSRVSVNGFPHRKLDREGSGRHESKINLVRSSSGGFTNSENGIKLGHGSHSRDRLIYVLTQLIGHHVDVHVKNGSIISGIFHATNSDKDFGVVLKMAQVIKDGSARGQRYADDVVKKPETMIIPARELVQVFAKDVALGVDELPKGPGHDKRKDLLIDSAISRSHYLEERELERWAPDEGDSECIELEKYDRKGNRSWDQFETNAALFGVKSTFNEEIYTTKLERGPHMRELEKHALRIAREIEGEDTKDIHLAEERGLFLGDDLDHDEEIKYSAVRRDTDNSKYKPPFAKIPSSTCHVDSFNRTVNIDPKDSLACSSKMDEESSSHIFDDTDASATIQTNSVSQPTSDHLSDRPLSNDENRLDRKLSKESNENMDNRKLQPENNLSDGARPLISEGLDGRPSSSHAYEPSSSGQGFKSRETPDLTVSVKHPSATEPVTSSQRPGSSTWSTSERIAANSAASAPGLSPSSSIGSLTSEKSTLNPNAKEFKLNANAKSFTPSASLRPPHPTSSDASYYYPNNMPAAPLGPGLPVGMGFPPAYGAQPVMYNTQPGASPQGYMHPAGPQYGQQMMMGGQTRPVYYYAHEMQQYRGRNF